One genomic region from Sulfuriflexus mobilis encodes:
- the ssb gene encoding single-stranded DNA-binding protein translates to MARGVNKVILVGNLGADPEVRYMPNGGAVANVTVATTESWKDKQSGENQEKTEWHRVVFFARLAEIVGEYLKKGSQIYVEGRLQTRKWQDKSGQDRYTTEIVANEMQMLGSKGGGGGSAGGGGNFNSGGGQPSGGGAPSGGSAPSGGSSGGGSFDDFDDDIPF, encoded by the coding sequence ATGGCTCGAGGAGTAAACAAGGTAATTCTGGTGGGCAACCTGGGCGCAGACCCGGAGGTACGTTACATGCCAAACGGCGGCGCCGTGGCGAATGTCACCGTGGCCACCACCGAATCCTGGAAAGATAAACAAAGTGGCGAAAACCAGGAAAAGACCGAATGGCACCGCGTCGTGTTTTTTGCCCGCCTTGCCGAGATCGTCGGCGAATACCTGAAAAAGGGTTCACAGATTTATGTCGAAGGCCGCCTGCAGACGCGCAAGTGGCAGGACAAGAGTGGCCAGGACCGTTACACAACCGAGATCGTCGCCAACGAGATGCAGATGTTAGGCAGCAAAGGTGGCGGCGGGGGAAGCGCTGGCGGTGGCGGTAACTTCAACAGTGGTGGTGGACAGCCGAGTGGCGGCGGTGCGCCATCCGGTGGCTCAGCACCGTCTGGCGGCAGTTCCGGTGGCGGCAGCTTTGATGACTTTGATGACGATATTCCGTTCTAG